One Brassica oleracea var. oleracea cultivar TO1000 chromosome C7, BOL, whole genome shotgun sequence genomic window carries:
- the LOC106301449 gene encoding F-box/kelch-repeat protein At3g24760, with protein sequence MSDTNPESSNLNALNTDVTESILSLLPIPSLVRFSTVSKLWRSIISSLPPSSSSPWLFLFGIHNTSSFHNQSFAFDPLSNSWLRLPFPSLPSLHLVGSDRFLFSTAPRFSFSPILKPNWRLTSPVRFPRMNPLLGVFPASSKLILVGGVGSIGGLVNIDDRSPVQIYDSTLDSWELCPPLPEAFRSNAHETLSSALCKRRFYVFDVSSCFISSFSLDTYTWSDVQTLRPPGLLFAFLNSCNDALVLGGMCNSDRGFSFNLWRVEEGSMEFSEIAIMPEALLFGLLVDCEDEDDGHRFRTLKCVGSGNLVYVFNEDGHKKYPACVCDIGVENGKCRWRSLPNLPSPLNKFHKLVSFCSTLSISDVFHSDEAQIDA encoded by the coding sequence ATGTCAGACACCAATCCGGAATCCTCAAACTTGAACGCTCTAAACACGGACGTCACAGAATCAATCCTGTCCCTCCTCCCAATCCCATCCCTCGTCCGTTTCTCCACCGTCTCCAAGCTCTGGCGCTCAATCATCAGCTCCCTCCCTCCTTCCTCCTCTTCCCCATGGCTCTTCCTCTTCGGCATCCACAACACCTCCTCCTTCCACAACCAATCCTTCGCCTTCGATCCCCTCTCCAACTCCTGGCTCCGCCTCCCCTTCCCCTCCCTCCCTTCCCTCCACCTCGTCGGGTCCGATCGCTTCCTCTTCTCCACCGCTCCGAGATTCTCCTTCTCCCCCATCCTCAAACCTAACTGGCGTCTCACTTCCCCTGTCCGTTTCCCCAGAATGAACCCCCTCCTCGGCGTCTTCCCCGCCTCCTCCAAGCTCATCCTCGTCGGCGGAGTCGGATCCATCGGAGGGTTAGTGAACATCGACGATCGTTCACCCGTTCAAATCTACGACTCCACTCTGGACTCCTGGGAGCTCTGTCCTCCCCTCCCCGAAGCTTTCCGATCAAACGCCCACGAAACCCTAAGCTCGGCCCTCTGCAAACGCAGATTCTACGTCTTCGATGTCAGCTCGTGCTTCATCTCCTCCTTTTCCTTGGATACTTACACGTGGAGCGACGTTCAGACGCTTAGACCCCCCGGCCTCCTCTTCGCCTTCCTCAATTCCTGTAACGACGCCCTTGTCCTCGGCGGAATGTGTAATTCGGATCGGGGGTTCTCCTTTAACCTCTGGAGAGTCGAGGAAGGTTCCATGGAGTTCAGCGAGATCGCGATTATGCCTGAGGCTTTGTTGTTTGGCTTGTTGGTTGATTGTGAGGATGAGGATGATGGTCACAGGTTCAGGACTTTGAAATGCGTTGGCTCTGGGAATCTTGTATATGTGTTTAACGAAGATGGTCATAAGAAGTATCCTGCTTGTGTTTGTGACATTGGTGTGGAGAATGGCAAGTGTAGGTGGAGGAGTCTGCCGAATTTGCCCTCTCCTCTTAATAAGTTTCATAAGCTTGTTAGTTTCTGCTCCACTCTATCCATTAGCGACGTTTTCCACTCGGATGAGGCTCAGATTGATGCTTGA
- the LOC106304632 gene encoding uncharacterized protein LOC106304632 isoform X2: MEVFQWLFKLGKEIGKSESFSSNGTAHEAATTLTNRRTRKSSTRGSKHKNQRNYRRIWLWCQKDVADACFYSTLNLRRLGSLKREHLLRAMAKLKAQVGEEKEVPLTRFDPKKAIKALEPEKHEESKKEKVNSEQTKAKTKATLSRMKELIKWAAAAKSDKAAKFFTPKIMGLRNGRKLKTMREANKESKRMSSASISLRWESCESCTTFSSSDHISIVSAPANFDSLGPKPPYQCRSRKGNWITTDSEYLK, encoded by the exons ATGGAG GTCTTTCAATGGCTCTTCAAGTTAGGAAAGGAAATAGGCAAATCAGAGTCATTTTCATCCAATGGTACTGCTCATGAAGCCGCTACAACTCTAACAA ATCGCAGAACAAGAAAGTCATCAACAAGAGGGTCTAAACATAAAAACCAGAGGAATTACAGAAGAATATGGTTATGGTGTCAAAAAGATGTAGCTGACGCTTGTTTCTATAGCACACTGAATTTAAGAAGACTTGGCAGCTTGAAGAGAGAACATTTGCTTCGTGCCATGGCGAAATTGAAGGCACAAGTAGGAGAAGAAAAAGAAGTGCCACTGACAAGGTTTGATCCGAAAAAGGCTATCAAAGCCTTGGAACCGGAGAAACATGAAGAAAGCAAAAAAGAGAAGGTGAACAGCGAGCAGACCAAAGCTAAAACTAAGGCCACGCTTTCAAGGATGAAGGAGCTTATTAAATGGGCTGCAGCAGCCAAATCCGACAAGGCTGCCAAATTCTTTACCCCTAAG ATAATGGGGTTAAGAAACGGAAGAAAGTTGAAGACAATGAGAGAGGCGAATAAAGAATCAAAAAGAATGAGCAGTGCAAGTATAAGTTTGAGATGGGAGAGTTGTGAGAGTTGCACAACATTCTCTTCCTCTGATCACATCTCCATTGTTTCTGCACCAGCAAACTTCGATTCCTTGGGTCCTAAGCCACCTTATCAATGTCGATCCAGGAAAGGCAACTGGATCACCACTGATTCTGAAT ATTTAAAATAG
- the LOC106304632 gene encoding uncharacterized protein LOC106304632 isoform X1 — protein sequence MEVFQWLFKLGKEIGKSESFSSNGTAHEAATTLTNRRTRKSSTRGSKHKNQRNYRRIWLWCQKDVADACFYSTLNLRRLGSLKREHLLRAMAKLKAQVGEEKEVPLTRFDPKKAIKALEPEKHEESKKEKVNSEQTKAKTKATLSRMKELIKWAAAAKSDKAAKFFTPKIMGLRNGRKLKTMREANKESKRMSSASISLRWESCESCTTFSSSDHISIVSAPANFDSLGPKPPYQCRSRKGNWITTDSEFVVLEL from the exons ATGGAG GTCTTTCAATGGCTCTTCAAGTTAGGAAAGGAAATAGGCAAATCAGAGTCATTTTCATCCAATGGTACTGCTCATGAAGCCGCTACAACTCTAACAA ATCGCAGAACAAGAAAGTCATCAACAAGAGGGTCTAAACATAAAAACCAGAGGAATTACAGAAGAATATGGTTATGGTGTCAAAAAGATGTAGCTGACGCTTGTTTCTATAGCACACTGAATTTAAGAAGACTTGGCAGCTTGAAGAGAGAACATTTGCTTCGTGCCATGGCGAAATTGAAGGCACAAGTAGGAGAAGAAAAAGAAGTGCCACTGACAAGGTTTGATCCGAAAAAGGCTATCAAAGCCTTGGAACCGGAGAAACATGAAGAAAGCAAAAAAGAGAAGGTGAACAGCGAGCAGACCAAAGCTAAAACTAAGGCCACGCTTTCAAGGATGAAGGAGCTTATTAAATGGGCTGCAGCAGCCAAATCCGACAAGGCTGCCAAATTCTTTACCCCTAAG ATAATGGGGTTAAGAAACGGAAGAAAGTTGAAGACAATGAGAGAGGCGAATAAAGAATCAAAAAGAATGAGCAGTGCAAGTATAAGTTTGAGATGGGAGAGTTGTGAGAGTTGCACAACATTCTCTTCCTCTGATCACATCTCCATTGTTTCTGCACCAGCAAACTTCGATTCCTTGGGTCCTAAGCCACCTTATCAATGTCGATCCAGGAAAGGCAACTGGATCACCACTGATTCTGAAT TTGTGGTGTTAGAATTATGA